The Accipiter gentilis chromosome 7, bAccGen1.1, whole genome shotgun sequence genome includes a region encoding these proteins:
- the GFOD2 gene encoding glucose-fructose oxidoreductase domain-containing protein 2 isoform X2, which translates to MVTAARYYPKLMSIVGNVLRFLPAFVKMKQLIEERYVGNVMICDVRVYGGSLLSHKYNWICDELMGGGGLHTMGTYIIDLLTHLISRRAEKVHGLLKTFVKQNTAISGIRHVTSDDFCFFQMLMSEGVCCTVTLNFNMPGSFIHEVMIVGSAGRLIARGTDLYGQKNTALQEELLFTDSLTVNKGLLDKGFKDIPLLYLKGMVYMVQALRQSFQDQEDRRTWDHKPVSMAASFEDGLYMQSVVEAIKKSSRSGEWEAVEVMTEEPDANQNLCEALQRNNL; encoded by the coding sequence ATGGTCACAGCTGCCAGGTATTACCCGAAGCTGATGAGCATTGTTGGCAACGTTCTCCGTTTCTTGCCTGCCTTTGTGAAGATGAAGCAGTTGATAGAAGAACGCTACGTGGGCAACGTGATGATCTGTGATGTACGAGTTTATGGGGGAAGCCTGCTCAGCCACAAGTACAACTGGATCTGTGATGAACTGATGGGAGGAGGTGGTCTGCATACAATGGGAACCTACATTATTGACCTCCTAACTCACCTCatcagcagaagagcagagaaggtCCATGGTTTGCTTAAGACTTTTGTGAAGCAGAACACGGCTATAAGCGGGATCCGCCATGTCACTAGCGATGACTTCTGCTTTTTCCAGATGTTAATGAGTGAGGGTGTCTGTTGCACTGTGACTCTCAACTTCAACATGCCTGGATCATTCATTCATGAAGTCATGATTGTTGGGTCTGCCGGTCGCCTGATAGCTCGCGGGACGGACTTGTACGGGCAGAAAAACACTGCGCTCCAGGAAGAACTACTGTTTACAGACTCTCTGACTGTCAACAAGGGCCTTTTGGATAAAGGGTTTAAAGACATCCCGCTGCTTTACCTAAAAGGAATGGTGTACATGGTTCAAGCACTGCGGCAGTCTTTCCAAGACCAGGAAGACCGTCGGACGTGGGATCATAAACCTGTCTCTATGGCAGCCTCTTTTGAAGATGGTCTGTACATGCAAAGTGTAGTAGAGGCCATCAAGAAATCCAGCAGGTCAGGAGAGTGGGAGGCTGTGGAGGTGATGACTGAGGAACCAGATGCCAATCAAAACCTTTGCGAGGCGCTTCAGAGAAATAACTTATGA